In Brachypodium distachyon strain Bd21 chromosome 2, Brachypodium_distachyon_v3.0, whole genome shotgun sequence, one genomic interval encodes:
- the LOC100829692 gene encoding RING-H2 finger protein ATL39: protein MASFGPTSLPGSEHQHHTNKATVIFSYTCVALTSTALFSVLFFFCYQVRNRAPVAAAGAGTGPGQGPRRRSVDLARLPEFAYTPSARHSARGGSSGDGAQCSVCLGTVQASEMVRLLPLCKHLYHVECIDMWLASHDTCPVCRSEVEPPGDGEPAMTAEQLPV, encoded by the coding sequence ATGGCTTCTTTCGGGCCGACGAGTTTGCCAGGTTCAGAGCATCAGCACCACACAAACAAAGCGACGGTGATCTTCAGCTACACCTGCGTCGCTCTCACGAGCACGGCGCTCTTCTccgtcctcttcttcttctgctacCAAGTCCGCAACCGAGCGCCGGTCGCCGCGGCCGGTGCGGGGACCGGCCCTGGCCAGGGGCCTCGCCGTCGCAGCGTGGACCTCGCCAGGCTGCCGGAGTTCGCATATACCCCGTCCGCGAGGCACAGCGCTAGAGGAGGGagcagcggcgacggcgcccaGTGCTCCGTGTGCCTCGGCACGGTGCAGGCAAGCGAGATGGTGCGGCTGCTGCCCTTGTGCAAGCACCTGTACCACGTAGAATGCATCGATATGTGGCTGGCGTCGCATGACACTTGCCCCGTTTGCCGCTCGGAGGTTGAGCCGCCAGGGGACGGAGAGCCCGCAATGACGGCGGAGCAGCTGCCGGTGTAG